One window of the Salvia miltiorrhiza cultivar Shanhuang (shh) chromosome 6, IMPLAD_Smil_shh, whole genome shotgun sequence genome contains the following:
- the LOC130987420 gene encoding RNA polymerase sigma factor sigA — MIMATAVVGLSTGTGKRLLRLGATSYYSDLSAERLACSADPTTTTSSSSSSSIISAKKSWSRRRPHSIKALKDPQPCLSDPDYLVDAVLLLQKSMLEKQWNLSPKTEEKEIEVICSGTSARRRRMESRKRVEKSVMNVDDELLHKGCYVKEQLLTHAQVVQLSHKIKAGLALEDRRQRLKQRLGCEPSDEQLASSLRMSRANLQSKMIECSLAREKLAMSNIRLVMSIAQRYDNMGAEMPDLIQGGLIGLLRGIEKFDSSKGFKISTYVYWWIRQGVSRALVDSSRTLRLPTHLHERLSLIRNAKTKLQERGITPSIDRIAETLNMTERKVRNATEAVSKVFSLDRDAYPSLNGLPGETLHSYIADTNVENNPWTGVDEWALKDEVDKLISVTLRQREQEIIRLYYGLDNECLTWEDISRRMGLSRERVRQVGLVALEKLKHAARKTGLEAMLLQH, encoded by the exons ATGATCATGGCCACTGCCGTCGTCGGACTGAGCACCGGCACCGGGAAAAGGCTCCTCCGCCTCGGCGCCACCTCCTACTACTCCGATCTCTCCGCCGAAAGACTGGCTTGCTCCGCCGatcccaccaccaccacctcctcgTCGTCCTCCTCCTCCATCATCTCTGCGAAGAAATCATGGTCACGACGGCGCCCGCACTCCATCAAAGCCCTAAAAGATCCTCAGCCGTGTCTCTCTGATCCTGATTATCTGGTGGATGCGGTGCTTCTACTGCAGAAATCTATGCTTGAGAAGCAATGGAATCTCTCCCCCAAAACAGAGGAGAAGGAAATAGAGGTGATCTGTTCGGGGACCTCAGCCCGGCGGCGCAGAATGGAGTCGAGAAAGAGAGTTGAAAAGTCGGTTATGAATGTAGACGACGAGCTTCTTCACAAAGGTTGTTATGTGAAGGAGCAGCTCCTCACTCACGCCCAAGTGGTGCAGCTTTCACACAAAATCAAAGCAGGGCTGGCCTTGGAAGACAGGAGGCAAAG GCTGAAGCAACGATTGGGATGCGAGCCCTCGGATGAGCAGCTTGCGAGTTCCCTGCGGATGAGCCGTGCTAATTTGCAGTCGAAAATGATAGAGTGCTCGCTGGCCAGAGAGAAACTGGCAATGAGCAATATCCGTCTCGTCATGTCTATTGCTCAAAGATATGACAACATGGGTGCTGAAATGCCTGATCTTATTCAGGGCGGCCTCATTGGATTGCTACGAGGGATTGAGAAATTTGATTCTTCCAAGGGATTCAAGATCTCTACTTATGTCTATTGGTGGATTCGACAG GGTGTTTCAAGAGCTTTAGTGGACAGCTCAAGAACCCTAAGGCTGCCAACCCATTTACATGAAAGGCTAAGTTTGATCAGAAATGCAAAGACTAAGCTCCAAGAAAGAGGAATAACTCCATCTATTGAT AGAATTGCTGAGACTCTCAACATGACAGAGAGGAAAGTGAGGAATGCCACTGAG GCAGTGAGCAAGGTTTTCTCCCTTGACAGAGATGCATACCCCTCTTTAAACGGTCTTCCTGGAGAAACCCTTCATAGT TACATTGCAGATACCAATGTGGAGAATAACCCGTGGACTGGAGTTGATGAATGGGCACTTAAG GATGAAGTAGATAAACTTATTAGTGTGACGCTAAGACAAAGGGAGCAGGAGATTATCCGACTCTACTACGGCCTAGATAATGAATGTCTCACTTGGGAAGACATTAGCAGAAG GATGGGGTTGTCCAGGGAGAGAGTAAGGCAGGTGGGGCTTGTGGCGCTTGAGAAATTAAAACATGCTGCCAGGAAAACTGGATTGGAGGCCATGTTGCTACAACATTGA
- the LOC130987441 gene encoding uncharacterized protein LOC130987441 has protein sequence MASAGVKGFFREKKKGKPGAAKKGKHSASCGSDVVQPPALISNATLDLQEENDEKEEVLRQFDMNMAYGPCIGMNRLERWERANKLGLNPPAQVENLLRMEKANYLCLWDARV, from the exons ATGGCGTCGGCAGGAGTGAAAGGATTTTTCCGGGAGAAGAAGAAAGGAAAGCCCGGAGCGGCGAAGAAGGGCAAACACTCCGCCTCCTGCGGCTCCGACGTCGTTCAGCCCCCGGCTCTTATCTCCAATGCTACTCTCGATCTTCAAG AAGAGAATGATGAGAAAGAGGAGGTTCTGAGGCAATTCGACATGAACATGGCTTATGGACCTTGCATAGGGATGAACCGACTGGAGCGCTGGGAGCGAGCTAATAAATTGGGTCTAAACCCTCCTGCACAAGTTGAAAACCTGCTCAGGATGGAAAAAGCTAACTACTTGTGCTTGTGGGATGCTCGTGTTTAG
- the LOC130987427 gene encoding uncharacterized protein LOC130987427, with amino-acid sequence MEDNKAAMAQQQQQQQLLQQQLLMQQIQRQKDAMSRFPSNIDAHLRPQGQGQAQHPSLLHPRPLTNPNPNSAPQQPNQLHPNPNPNPNPNSSSAPTTNIAMSQQQQQHKASLQLAYQDAWRVCHPDFKRPFSSLEDACERLLPYHVVADYEAEEDDKILDSATTGQILSRSQQWDNNIAAKVAEFTATFEKQVLAFNIISRKRGLGEFRTEEKLMMEQFLLQEEKRSLLELRAEMDSRQKASRESHEANMRMAAMAHVDHARAESQAHAEMMARAPIRGSALGSRGNSTICSDMGEQEQDFHQDEIMNGWGSNAQKDDKEPSEDFLNDDETENGDNALQSEWPEGGELDLNAR; translated from the exons ATGGAAGACAACAAGGCGGCGAtggcgcagcagcagcagcagcagcaattgTTGCAGCAACAGCTGCTGATGCAGCAGATCCAAAGGCAGAAGGACGCCATGTCCCGGTTCCCCTCCAACATCGACGCCCATCTCCGCCCACAGGGTCAGGGTCAGGCTCAGCACCCCTCTCTTCTTCACCCCCGCCCTCTCACAAACCCTAATCCTAATTCCGCTCCCCAACAACCGAATCAGCTCCATCCCAACcccaaccctaaccctaatccTAATTCTTCTTCCGCACCGACTACGAATATTGCTATGagccagcagcagcagcagcacaaGGCCTCTCTCCAGCTTGCTTATCAAGACGCTTGGCGGGTCTGTCATCCCGACTTCAAGCGCCCTTTCTCTTCCCTCGAGGACGCCTGCGAGAG GCTATTACCATACCATGTTGTGGCAGACTATGAAGCAGAGGAAGATGACAAGATCCTTGATTCAGCCACCACAGGCCAAATTCTTTCTCGCTCTCAGCAGTGGGACAATAACATTGCTGCAAAAGTAGCAGAATTCACAGCTACATTCGAGAAGCAAGTCCTTGCATTCAACATTATTTCCCGCAAACGAGGTCTTGGTGAGTTTCGGACTGAAGAAAAGTTGATGATGGAGCAGTTCCTCTTGCAAGAGGAGAAGCGGTCACTACTTGAGTTAAGGGCTGAAATGGATTCGAGGCAGAAAGCTAGTCGAGAAAGTCATGAAGCAAATATGCGGATGGCAGCCATGGCACATGTGGATCACGCTCGTGCAGAATCACAAGCACATGCTGAGATGATGGCACGTGCTCCAATAAGAGGAAGTGCCCTTGGGTCTCGTGGTAATAGTACAATTTGTTCTGACATGGGTGAGCAAGAGCAGGATTTCCATCAGGATGAGATTATGAATGGGTGGGGGAGCAATGCACAGAAAGATGATAAGGAGCCATCTGAAGACTTTTTGAATGACGATGAAACAGAAAATGGAGATAATGCATTGCAAAGTGAGTGGCCTGAAGGAGGTGAGTTAGATCTGAATGCGAGATAA